From the genome of Corallococcus macrosporus DSM 14697:
GTCAACGTCTGGTACCACGTCGGCGCGTACCACGAGCAGCCCGGCCGCACCGGCTTCGCGCACCTGTTCGAGCACATGATGTTCCAGGGCTCGCGCAACGTGGCCGACGACGTCCACATCGCCCTGCTGGAGAAGGTGGGCGCCACCGACCTCAACGGCACCACCAGCTTCGACCGCACCAACTACTTCGAGACGGTCCCCAGCAACCACCTGGAGACGGCGCTGTGGCTGGAGAGCGACCGCATGGGCTTCTTGCTGGACGCGCTCTCGCCCCAGAAGCTGGAGACGCAGCGCGAGGTGGTGAAGAACGAGCGCCGCGAGTCCATTGAGACCGCGCCCTACGGCGCCGCCCGCGAGCAGGCGTGGCACGCGCTCTTCCCGCTGCCGCACCCGTACCACGGGGACGTCATCGGCTCGATGAAGGACCTGAACGCGGCCGACGTGGACGACGTGAAGGGCTTCTTCCGCCAGTGGTACGCGCCGTCCAACGCCACGCTGGCCATCGTCGGTGACTTCGACCTGGCGAAGACGAAGGCGCTGGTGGAGAAGTACTTCGGCTCGCTGCCCAGCCACCCCCGGCCGCAGCGGCCGGAAGTGGCGCCCGTGAGTCTCACCGCGCCCGTGGTGCTGCGCGAGGAGGAGCGCGTGGCCCGGCTGCCGCTGCTCTCCATCCAGTGGCTCACGCCCGCGTACCTGGAGGAAGGGGACGCCACCGCGGACGTGCTGGCCACGGCGCTGTCCACCGGCAAGGCCAGCCGCCTCTACCGCCGGCTGGTGCTGGACAAGGAGCTGGCCCAGAGCGTCAGCGCCATGCAGCAGAGCCAGGGCGCGCAGTCCGTCTTCACGGTGGACGTGGTGGCGCGGCCCGGCGTGTCCACGGACACGCTGCTCCAGGAGGTGGACGCGGTGCTGGATGAGGTCCGCCAGCAGGGCATCACCCCGGAGGAGATTGCCCGCGCCCGCACGCGCTACGACACGCGCACGCTGGCCGGCCTCCAGTCCGTCGGCGGCTTCGGCGGCAAGGCGGACGTCCTCCAGAGCTACAACCACTTCGTCGGCGAGCCCAACTACGTGGCCCAGGACCTGGCCCGCTACGAGTCGGTGACGCCCGAAGCCGTGAAGCAGTTCGCCCGGGACACGCTGCGCCCCGGCGCGCGCGTCATCCTCCACGCGGTGCCGCCCGCTCGCCGGCAGGCGCCCCTCGACTCGAAGGAGCGCCACTGATGCGCCGCCTCCTCTCCGCCCTGGTCGTCACCTCGCTGGCCGCCTGCGCCAGCAACCCGAAGCCCGCGCCGGCCAGCCCGGACTCGCCCGCGCTGGGACAGAAGCCCGCCCCGGCCGAGCCCACCGCCGACGCCGAGTCCTTCCGCGCCACGCCGCCCCAGCCCGGCAAGACGCCGGACCTGGTGCTGCCCACCTTCCAGAGCGCGAAGCTGGACAACGGCCTCACCGTGCTGGTGAGCACGCGGCGGGAGCTGCCGCTGGTGTTCGCGGGCGTGGCCTTCGCCGCGGGCAGCGCGCAGGACCCCCAGGGCAAGGAAGGGCTCGCCGAGCTGACGTACCGCATGCTGCTGGAAGGCGCGGGCAAGCGGGACACGGTGCTGCTGGACAACGCCTTCGCGGACCTGGGCGTGTCCCCCGCCATGGACGTGCAGGCGGACGGCGCGCAGGTGGGCGTGCGCGTGCTGACGCGCAACCTGGACGCGGCCCTGGCCCTGCTGTCGGACGTGGTGCTGCGGCCCAGCTTCAGCCCCAAGGCCTTCGAGCGGCGCAAGAAGCAGCAGCTCGCGGACCTGGCGCGCGCCATGGGCCAGCCCGGCGTGCTGGCGCAGCTCGCGTACCTGGAGGCCGTGTTCGGACTGCAGCACCCCTACGGGCACCTGCCCGACGGCACGCCCGCGTCCGTGCAGACGCTCACGCTGGCGGACGTGAAGGACTTCTACCAGAAGCACACCGGCCCCCAGGCGCAGGCGGTCATCCTCACGGGTGACATCAGCCTGGAGGAGGGCGTGGCCCTGGCGAAGAAGCACTTTGGCGGGGCGAAGGGCAAGGCCACGCCGCCGCCTCCGCCGCCGGCCACGCAGGCCCCCCCGCGTCAGCAGGTCTACGTGGTGCCCAAGCCGGGCCTGGACCAGACGCTGGTGCTGGTGGGCCGCGCCGGCATCGCCGCGGGCAACCCGGACGAGTACCCGCTGGAGCTGGCCACCACGGTGTTCGGTGGCTTCTTCGGCAGCCGCCTCAACATGAACCTGCGGGAGGACAAGGGCTACAGCTACGGCGCGGGCGCCAGCCTGGCGCCGCGCCTGGGCGTGGGGTCGCTCACCGCGTACAGCTCCGTGCGCCAGGACGTGACGGGCCCGGCCCTGAAAGAGGTGATGAAGGAGCTGTCGGGCCTCACGACCAAGCCCATCTCCGCCGAGGAGCTGGAGGCCGCGCGCGAGGGCCTCATCCGCGCCTTCCCGGGCGCCTTCGAGTCGGTGGAGGGCCTGGGCGCCAGCGCCGCGGCGCTCTTCATCACCCGCCGCCCGCTGGACGAGTTCAACCGCACCGTGGAGGGCCTGCGCGACGCCAGCGCCGCGGAGGTGCAGCGCATGGCCGAGCAGTACCTGGACCCGGCCCGGATGCAGATTGTGCTCGTGGGGGACCCGGCGACGATTCAGGAGCAGGTGACGCCGCTCGGCCTGGGCAAGCTGGTGCCCATCGAGCCGGATGAGGCTCCGTCGCCGCGCGCGGCGGCGAAGTAGCGCGCTGCAGTCACTGCCGGGCCGTGGTGGCGAGTCACGCTCGCATGCCACGGCCCGGTTTCATTGGGGGCGTGGGCCTCCGCCGGCCCGCCCCGCATGCGGCCTCTCCTGCACGCCGGGGCCCGGTCCGTTCACCGCGAGGCCAGACGCCGTGGCCCGCCCCGGAGCGGACCTCCACGCGCCGTCTCCTCGCGCCGCGCGGCTCAGCGGTTGCGCGCCTCGTCGTCCTCGTCGGAGACCTGGCGCTCCTCGGCCTTCTCGCGGCCCCGGCGCTCGCGCTCCAGCTCGTCCGCCTCGTCGATGGGGCTGCGGATGTCCGGGACGTAGCCGCCCACCTCGGTGTCACTGTCCAGGGCGAACTTCTGCTCGCGCGTGTCGCGGATGGAGTCCGCGGCGTACAGCGGCAGGGTGTCATCGGCTTCCAGTCCCCGCTCCACGCGGTCCGGCGCATAAGGGGGCTTCTTCGCCGCCTCCTTGCCTCCCGTGTACGGGTCGTACTTCCTGTTGGGCATGGTGCGCTCCTCGTCGAAGTGGGTACCGCTCCGAAGCTGAATGTCGGAGCGGGACGCCCGCGCACCAAGGTCCCCCCGCAGGGCCGGGGGCACGCCCGGCCGCCCGGCTCACGAGGAGGGCGGGGCCGCTCGAAGGCATCCCCAAGTTGCCCACAGGGGGGCGACGCGCCGCCGCGTCACTTCCCGAGGAAGTCGATCAACGCCGCGTGGAACTTCTCCGGCGCCTCGAAGTGGGGGATGTGGCCCACGCCGGGCAGCTCCACCAGCGTCGCGTTGGGGATGGCCTTCGCCACCTTCTTCCCCAACCGTGGGTACTGCCCCAGCGTCGCGGCGTCCGCGGCGGGCACCCGGCCCCGGCCGATGTACGTCCGGTCCTCCTGGCCCAGGTACAGCAGCGTGCGCGGCTTCACGAAGGGGAACTCGTGCACCACGGGCTGCTCGTAGATCATGGTCGCCGTGGCGGCGGACACCCACGCGAGCCGGGGGTACTCGGCGCTCTGGAGCTGGCGGCCGGCGACCTTCACCCAGGTGTCGTACTCCGGCTTCCACTTCACGTAGTACGTCTGGTGGTACTTGCGGGTGCCCTCCTCGGTGGCCTTGAGCTGGTGCTTGTAGTCGGCCTCGGTGGAGACCCAGGGCACCTTCTCCCGGTAGTCCTCCAGGCCAATGGGGTTCTCCAGCACCAGCTTGGAGACGGTGTCCGGGTACATGAGCGTGAAGCGCGTGGCGAGCATGCCGCCCATGGAGTGGCCCACGACGGCCGTCTGCTTCACCCCCAGCGAGTCCAGGAGCTGCTTCGTCAGCGAGGCCAGCGTGTGGAAGCTGTAATGGATGTCCGGCTTGGACGACTTGCCGAAGCCGAGCTGGTCGGGCACGACGACGCGGTACCCCGCGCCGGTGAGGGCGCGGATGGTGCCCTCCCAGTACGCGCCGAAGAAGTTCTTTCCGTGCAGCAGCACCACGGTGCGCCCGTTGGCCCGGCCCGTGGGCTTCACGTCCATGTAGGCCATGCGCACGTCCTGGCCCTCGACGGTGAGGGGCAGGTACTGCACGGGGAAGGGGTACGCGTAGCCCTCCAGGGCGATGCCGAGCGGCTCGGCGGGGCGGGGCTCCTGCGCGAGCACGGGCGAGCTGGCCAGGAGCAGCGCGGTGAGGGCCAGGGCGGGCTTGCGGACGGGCATGGACTCACTCCTCGGCGGGGACGTCTCTGGGTGGAGGGACGTCTGTAGCGCGGAGGAGGCGCGGGCGCAGGC
Proteins encoded in this window:
- a CDS encoding M16 family metallopeptidase is translated as MKALVAAALVFSGAPALAQTPTPQEAKPLEPGREALAIPYEKYALPNGLEVILSVDKKLPVVAVNVWYHVGAYHEQPGRTGFAHLFEHMMFQGSRNVADDVHIALLEKVGATDLNGTTSFDRTNYFETVPSNHLETALWLESDRMGFLLDALSPQKLETQREVVKNERRESIETAPYGAAREQAWHALFPLPHPYHGDVIGSMKDLNAADVDDVKGFFRQWYAPSNATLAIVGDFDLAKTKALVEKYFGSLPSHPRPQRPEVAPVSLTAPVVLREEERVARLPLLSIQWLTPAYLEEGDATADVLATALSTGKASRLYRRLVLDKELAQSVSAMQQSQGAQSVFTVDVVARPGVSTDTLLQEVDAVLDEVRQQGITPEEIARARTRYDTRTLAGLQSVGGFGGKADVLQSYNHFVGEPNYVAQDLARYESVTPEAVKQFARDTLRPGARVILHAVPPARRQAPLDSKERH
- a CDS encoding insulinase family protein, with the protein product MRRLLSALVVTSLAACASNPKPAPASPDSPALGQKPAPAEPTADAESFRATPPQPGKTPDLVLPTFQSAKLDNGLTVLVSTRRELPLVFAGVAFAAGSAQDPQGKEGLAELTYRMLLEGAGKRDTVLLDNAFADLGVSPAMDVQADGAQVGVRVLTRNLDAALALLSDVVLRPSFSPKAFERRKKQQLADLARAMGQPGVLAQLAYLEAVFGLQHPYGHLPDGTPASVQTLTLADVKDFYQKHTGPQAQAVILTGDISLEEGVALAKKHFGGAKGKATPPPPPPATQAPPRQQVYVVPKPGLDQTLVLVGRAGIAAGNPDEYPLELATTVFGGFFGSRLNMNLREDKGYSYGAGASLAPRLGVGSLTAYSSVRQDVTGPALKEVMKELSGLTTKPISAEELEAAREGLIRAFPGAFESVEGLGASAAALFITRRPLDEFNRTVEGLRDASAAEVQRMAEQYLDPARMQIVLVGDPATIQEQVTPLGLGKLVPIEPDEAPSPRAAAK
- a CDS encoding alpha/beta fold hydrolase — encoded protein: MPVRKPALALTALLLASSPVLAQEPRPAEPLGIALEGYAYPFPVQYLPLTVEGQDVRMAYMDVKPTGRANGRTVVLLHGKNFFGAYWEGTIRALTGAGYRVVVPDQLGFGKSSKPDIHYSFHTLASLTKQLLDSLGVKQTAVVGHSMGGMLATRFTLMYPDTVSKLVLENPIGLEDYREKVPWVSTEADYKHQLKATEEGTRKYHQTYYVKWKPEYDTWVKVAGRQLQSAEYPRLAWVSAATATMIYEQPVVHEFPFVKPRTLLYLGQEDRTYIGRGRVPAADAATLGQYPRLGKKVAKAIPNATLVELPGVGHIPHFEAPEKFHAALIDFLGK